From the genome of Scytonema hofmannii PCC 7110, one region includes:
- a CDS encoding Dps family protein, with protein sequence MRKLNIGLTEEQRQGVIELLNKDLADAYVLLVKTKKFHWDVTGPQFRTLHELWEEQYETLTETIDALAERVRTLGGYPVGTLKGFLDHATLKEEAGNVPTATEMVARLVDDHEQVIRNLREHIDRSSDDFHDEGTADFLTGLMEGHEEIAWMLRSFIEGQSVQSDGSNRLEQTKTPVGV encoded by the coding sequence ATGCGTAAGTTAAATATTGGCTTAACAGAAGAACAACGTCAAGGCGTTATTGAGTTGCTCAATAAAGATTTGGCAGATGCCTACGTGCTTTTAGTAAAAACTAAAAAGTTCCACTGGGATGTTACCGGACCTCAATTCCGCACTCTTCACGAACTTTGGGAAGAACAGTATGAAACACTCACTGAAACCATTGATGCTTTAGCTGAGCGAGTTCGTACTTTAGGTGGATACCCAGTTGGTACTTTGAAAGGATTTCTAGATCATGCCACTCTTAAAGAAGAAGCTGGGAATGTCCCTACAGCAACTGAGATGGTGGCTCGATTGGTAGACGATCACGAACAAGTTATTCGCAACTTACGGGAACATATAGATCGCAGTAGTGATGATTTCCACGATGAAGGAACTGCTGATTTCTTAACCGGGTTGATGGAAGGACATGAGGAAATAGCTTGGATGCTGCGTTCTTTCATTGAAGGACAGTCTGTTCAATCTGACGGTTCAAATAGATTAGAACAAACAAAAACCCCTGTAGGCGTATAA
- the uvrC gene encoding excinuclease ABC subunit UvrC produces the protein MTASAQTVPLVKDPERLENRLQEIPPEPGIYLMRDGSDRIIYIGKSRKLRSRVRSYFRESQRLSERIATMVKQVTEIEFIVTDTEAEALALEANLIKQHQPYFNVLLKDDKKYPYVCITWSEQYPRIFITRKRQIGKEKDKFYGPYTDSHLLREILRLCKRIFPLRQRPQPLFKDRPCLNYDLGRCPGVCQQMISPEEYRKTVQKVAMVFQGRSSELIDTLTEQMHKASEALNFESAARIRDQISGLKSLSADQKVSLPDDTVSRDAIALAADEQHACIQLFQIRAGQLVGRLAFVAEVGAQGIAPLQPTPQFEPGAILQRVLEEHYQTADSVEIPTEILVQYDLLDSEILADVLTQRKGRKVIILTPQRQVKAELIEMVERNAQYELQRMQKLSDRNNEAMQDLATILDLPDLPHRIEGYDISHIQGSNAVASQVVFIDGLPAKQYYRHYKIKNPTVTVGHSDDFASLAEVIQRRFRKYGEDPQLPREGNPDWPDLIMIDGGKGQLSSVVAVLQEMNLLEDLRVVSLAKRREEIFLPGESQPLETDPEQSGVQLLRRLRDEAHRFAVSFHRQQRSDKLKRSRLDEIPGLGHHRQKQLLGHFRSVDYIRQATLAQIAEVPGIGQRLAQEIYDYFHP, from the coding sequence GTGACAGCATCCGCTCAAACAGTACCACTTGTTAAAGATCCAGAACGTCTGGAAAACCGTCTACAAGAAATTCCTCCAGAACCGGGAATCTATTTGATGCGGGACGGTAGCGATCGCATTATCTATATAGGGAAATCGCGAAAGTTGCGATCGCGAGTTCGTTCCTACTTTCGAGAATCCCAAAGATTGAGCGAACGTATTGCGACGATGGTCAAACAGGTGACAGAGATAGAATTCATTGTTACCGATACAGAAGCTGAAGCCTTAGCTTTAGAAGCTAACCTGATCAAGCAGCATCAGCCGTACTTTAACGTTCTGCTGAAAGATGATAAGAAATATCCCTATGTTTGTATCACTTGGTCAGAACAGTATCCGCGTATCTTTATTACCCGCAAACGCCAAATAGGTAAAGAAAAAGATAAATTTTACGGACCTTATACAGATTCTCACTTACTGCGGGAAATACTGCGCCTGTGCAAGCGGATTTTTCCTCTAAGACAGCGCCCCCAACCTCTGTTTAAAGATCGTCCTTGCTTGAACTACGATTTAGGTCGCTGTCCGGGTGTGTGTCAGCAGATGATTTCACCAGAGGAATACCGCAAAACCGTACAAAAAGTCGCAATGGTATTCCAGGGTCGGTCTAGTGAACTTATAGATACCCTAACAGAACAAATGCACAAAGCCTCAGAGGCGCTGAATTTTGAATCAGCAGCACGCATCCGCGACCAAATTTCTGGGTTAAAATCACTGAGTGCAGATCAAAAAGTATCCTTACCAGATGATACTGTGTCACGGGATGCCATTGCTTTGGCAGCAGACGAACAACACGCCTGCATTCAATTATTCCAGATTCGTGCCGGACAGTTGGTGGGACGCTTGGCATTTGTTGCGGAAGTAGGGGCGCAAGGCATTGCACCCCTACAGCCCACTCCCCAATTTGAACCGGGGGCGATATTGCAACGAGTTCTTGAGGAGCATTATCAAACAGCTGACTCAGTAGAAATTCCTACAGAGATTTTGGTACAGTACGATCTGCTAGATAGCGAAATACTGGCAGATGTCTTGACTCAGAGAAAAGGACGAAAGGTAATAATTTTGACTCCCCAGCGCCAAGTCAAGGCAGAGTTGATTGAGATGGTAGAGCGAAATGCTCAGTATGAACTGCAAAGAATGCAAAAATTGAGCGATCGCAATAACGAAGCGATGCAAGATTTAGCCACTATTCTCGATCTACCCGACTTACCCCACCGAATCGAAGGTTACGATATTTCCCACATCCAAGGGTCTAATGCTGTTGCTTCCCAAGTTGTGTTTATCGATGGATTACCAGCAAAGCAGTATTATCGCCATTACAAAATTAAAAATCCGACAGTCACAGTAGGACATTCAGATGATTTTGCCAGTCTAGCTGAAGTCATTCAACGTCGGTTTCGCAAGTACGGCGAAGATCCGCAATTGCCTCGCGAGGGAAACCCTGATTGGCCTGACCTCATTATGATAGATGGTGGTAAAGGTCAATTGTCTTCTGTTGTTGCTGTTTTGCAAGAGATGAATTTATTGGAAGACTTGCGAGTCGTGAGTTTGGCAAAACGCCGGGAAGAGATTTTTTTACCGGGTGAGTCGCAACCTTTAGAAACCGATCCCGAACAATCTGGAGTACAACTCTTACGACGATTGCGGGATGAGGCGCATAGGTTTGCTGTGAGTTTTCACCGACAGCAGCGTAGCGATAAGTTAAAGCGATCGCGTTTAGATGAAATTCCCGGTCTGGGACACCATCGGCAAAAGCAACTGTTGGGACATTTCCGCTCGGTTGATTACATTCGACAGGCTACACTCGCACAAATTGCTGAAGTTCCGGGTATTGGTCAGCGTTTAGCTCAAGAAATTTACGATTATTTCCATCCTTAA
- a CDS encoding response regulator has product MAAKLLSAKQKRQSQQTRRILLIEDNDANRMLLSDYLSYHSYNVQSLAEASNFFSTIAEFQPELILLDLKLPDIDGYVLLEQIQQQPQLAKIPIIVVSAFAFRADRERAMELGVRRYFVKPINLSHLMQAIQEEFACLSI; this is encoded by the coding sequence ATGGCGGCAAAGTTACTTTCTGCAAAGCAGAAACGGCAATCTCAACAAACTCGACGAATTTTGCTTATTGAAGACAATGATGCCAATAGGATGTTGCTGAGTGATTATCTGAGCTACCACAGTTATAACGTTCAAAGCTTGGCTGAAGCCTCTAATTTTTTTTCCACCATAGCTGAATTTCAGCCAGAGTTAATTTTATTAGACTTAAAATTACCAGATATTGATGGTTATGTGCTGCTAGAACAAATCCAACAGCAACCACAGCTTGCCAAGATACCTATTATCGTAGTTTCAGCTTTTGCCTTTCGCGCCGATCGAGAAAGAGCAATGGAACTGGGAGTTCGTCGTTACTTTGTTAAACCTATCAATCTTTCACATCTTATGCAGGCAATTCAAGAAGAATTTGCGTGTCTTAGTATATAA
- a CDS encoding NF038130 family PEP-CTERM protein, protein MKTLINKFLIGASIAAGVSAIATSPAFAGSLTNASITGGQYIKYNANATNTFADPNASLSNILTGDSNSPTGNVELFSDSETPAYASLASFKNAPVTTLSGTIGGKSLSLSSLTGADWFTTTGGTYSTGFGANNLANRWFKDFSTKAGVGYNFATYLGFLSNGGFQRSSDPNISYVNQNDSTGLISIGLAGHYNLKDVYSFVPNGFQASEVVKYTYNGVTDFLYSFQATQSGLVEKSDGKSHNGNYQVTIQGEPVKSTPEPSVMLGMLVVGGVFATQRKLKKA, encoded by the coding sequence ATGAAAACGCTTATTAACAAATTTTTGATTGGTGCATCAATCGCTGCAGGTGTAAGTGCGATCGCAACCTCCCCAGCATTTGCAGGAAGCTTGACTAATGCTTCGATTACTGGTGGTCAATATATTAAATACAATGCTAATGCCACGAATACATTTGCAGATCCAAATGCTAGCTTGTCCAATATCTTAACTGGTGACAGCAACAGCCCCACTGGTAACGTTGAACTCTTTTCCGACAGCGAAACTCCCGCCTATGCCTCTTTGGCTAGCTTCAAAAACGCTCCTGTTACCACATTAAGCGGTACTATTGGTGGCAAGAGCCTGAGCTTGAGCAGCCTAACTGGTGCGGACTGGTTTACAACAACGGGTGGTACCTACAGCACTGGTTTTGGAGCAAATAACCTTGCTAACCGTTGGTTTAAAGATTTTAGTACCAAAGCTGGTGTTGGCTATAATTTTGCGACATATTTAGGCTTTTTATCCAACGGTGGATTTCAAAGATCCAGTGACCCCAACATCTCCTATGTCAACCAAAATGACTCAACTGGCTTAATCAGTATTGGTTTAGCCGGTCACTACAATTTAAAAGATGTGTATTCTTTTGTACCGAATGGATTCCAAGCCAGTGAAGTTGTGAAGTATACCTACAACGGAGTAACTGACTTCCTTTACAGCTTCCAAGCTACACAGTCTGGGTTAGTTGAAAAAAGTGATGGTAAATCTCATAATGGCAACTACCAAGTTACTATTCAAGGCGAGCCTGTAAAATCAACTCCAGAACCTTCTGTCATGCTGGGTATGTTAGTAGTTGGTGGAGTATTTGCTACACAACGTAAGTTGAAAAAGGCGTAA
- a CDS encoding PEP-CTERM sorting domain-containing protein (PEP-CTERM proteins occur, often in large numbers, in the proteomes of bacteria that also encode an exosortase, a predicted intramembrane cysteine proteinase. The presence of a PEP-CTERM domain at a protein's C-terminus predicts cleavage within the sorting domain, followed by covalent anchoring to some some component of the (usually Gram-negative) cell surface. Many PEP-CTERM proteins exhibit an unusual sequence composition that includes large numbers of potential glycosylation sites. Expression of one such protein has been shown restore the ability of a bacterium to form floc, a type of biofilm.), giving the protein MTSVQAQVNEDPYTFTYTTTLVPLIDRAETQRRRVPEPSALLGLMAVLGLCATQRQLVKR; this is encoded by the coding sequence ATGACCTCGGTACAAGCTCAAGTAAATGAAGATCCATACACATTTACGTATACCACAACTTTGGTACCCTTGATCGATCGAGCCGAGACTCAGAGAAGAAGAGTACCAGAACCTTCAGCACTGTTGGGGCTAATGGCCGTCTTGGGTTTGTGTGCGACTCAGCGCCAATTGGTGAAAAGATAG
- a CDS encoding LL-diaminopimelate aminotransferase: MEFAKRLQPLQFNVFADMDRAKAKALACGQQLIDLSLGSSDLPAEPHIIQAITQSLHDPSTHGYLLFRGTQGFRQAAANWYEQRFGIPVNPETEVLPLIGSQEGTGHFPLAVLNPGDFALLLDPGYPSHMGGVHLANGQIYAMPLQEENGFLPVFADIPIPVLEQSRLMVLSYPHNPTTAIAPLSFFKDAVAFCQQHNLVLVHDFPYVDLVFEETGQWATPSIFQADTDKSVSIEFFTLSKSYNMGGFRIGFAIGNTELIGALRQIKAAIDFNQYQGILNGAIAALTGPQTGVKATVETFRKRRDGFISALHQIGWDVPTPSATMYTWAKLPEAWRKNSVEFCTQLVQQTGVAVSPGAGFGKSGEGYVRFALVHDVPVLQTAVQRISHFLEKIY, from the coding sequence ATGGAATTTGCTAAACGGTTACAACCCTTACAATTTAATGTATTTGCTGATATGGACAGAGCGAAAGCAAAAGCTTTGGCTTGTGGACAACAATTAATTGATTTATCACTGGGGTCTTCAGACTTACCAGCAGAACCACATATCATACAAGCAATTACCCAATCTCTACACGATCCAAGCACTCACGGCTACTTGCTTTTTCGTGGAACTCAAGGATTTCGTCAAGCAGCAGCAAACTGGTACGAGCAAAGATTTGGTATCCCCGTCAATCCGGAAACTGAAGTCTTACCCCTAATCGGTTCCCAAGAAGGAACAGGTCATTTTCCTTTAGCAGTTCTCAACCCAGGAGATTTTGCCCTACTGCTCGATCCAGGTTATCCGTCACATATGGGAGGAGTTCACCTGGCTAACGGTCAAATTTACGCAATGCCACTGCAGGAAGAAAACGGTTTTTTACCCGTGTTCGCGGATATTCCCATTCCTGTTTTGGAACAGTCACGACTCATGGTATTGAGCTACCCTCACAATCCTACGACTGCGATCGCGCCTCTGTCTTTCTTTAAAGACGCTGTTGCATTCTGTCAGCAACACAACTTGGTTTTGGTTCACGATTTTCCTTACGTAGATTTGGTGTTTGAAGAAACTGGGCAATGGGCAACCCCATCAATTTTCCAAGCCGACACAGACAAAAGCGTCTCGATAGAATTTTTTACCCTTTCTAAGTCATACAATATGGGCGGCTTCCGTATTGGTTTTGCGATTGGTAATACGGAATTGATCGGAGCTTTGCGTCAAATAAAAGCTGCAATTGATTTTAATCAGTATCAAGGCATTTTGAATGGTGCCATAGCAGCCCTGACTGGTCCTCAAACTGGAGTCAAAGCAACTGTTGAAACGTTCCGCAAACGCCGAGACGGCTTTATCAGTGCTTTACACCAAATTGGCTGGGATGTTCCTACCCCTAGTGCCACAATGTATACTTGGGCTAAGTTACCAGAAGCTTGGAGGAAAAATTCTGTAGAGTTTTGTACCCAATTGGTGCAACAAACAGGAGTAGCCGTTTCACCAGGTGCAGGCTTTGGTAAATCTGGAGAAGGGTATGTTCGTTTTGCTTTAGTACATGATGTACCTGTTTTACAAACCGCTGTCCAAAGAATTTCTCATTTTCTGGAGAAAATTTATTAA
- a CDS encoding thioredoxin family protein, which produces MSKGVITITDAQFETEVLQAEQPVLVYFWASWCGPCQLMSPVINSVATTYSDRLKVVKMEVDPNPLTVKQYQVEGVPAFRLIQGNKLLTSIEGVIGKEKLLQMLDENLVSG; this is translated from the coding sequence GCTCAGTTTGAAACTGAAGTGCTGCAAGCTGAACAGCCAGTATTGGTTTACTTTTGGGCTTCATGGTGCGGACCTTGTCAATTAATGTCACCGGTTATAAATTCGGTGGCTACTACATACAGTGACCGTCTTAAAGTTGTCAAAATGGAAGTCGATCCAAACCCACTTACTGTTAAGCAGTATCAGGTGGAAGGTGTACCTGCATTCCGGTTAATTCAAGGAAACAAATTGCTAACATCTATTGAAGGAGTTATCGGTAAAGAAAAGCTCCTTCAAATGTTAGATGAGAACTTAGTTAGTGGATAG